The region ATAAGATAGATTTTACATATCGTCCGCATATTTGGGCAGCCATGTATGACCTGCAAAAAAATCCTTTCCTCGGCAAAAAATTAAGCGGTGACTTAAAAAATTGCTATTCTTTACGAGTGGGTGATTATAGAATTTTATACGAAATTTCTCATAGAATTTTAATGATTTTGATAATTCGCATCGGTCATCGCCAGGGCATATACAAATAAATAATAAATAAAAATAGTAAAAATAGTACACGTCCCCAATTTGTATTCCTTTAAGTATACAATAATAGTATACTATGAGAAACTATAATCATTATAAAATTAGAGAAATTATTAATAAAAATAGTACAGGTCCTCAATTTGATGATTAAAAATAGTACACGTCCCCAATTTGAGTCGTCCCCAATTTGTCAATTTGTATTTAATAGTTTGGCTTTTACACAGGTTGTTGTTGACAGGCGTTTGTATAAAGAGATAAGATAGAAAATATAAGAATATATTTTTTTGACT is a window of Patescibacteria group bacterium DNA encoding:
- a CDS encoding type II toxin-antitoxin system RelE/ParE family toxin, producing MYKVEISRAAQKDLNKIDFTYRPHIWAAMYDLQKNPFLGKKLSGDLKNCYSLRVGDYRILYEISHRILMILIIRIGHRQGIYK